A region from the Arachis ipaensis cultivar K30076 chromosome B01, Araip1.1, whole genome shotgun sequence genome encodes:
- the LOC107633963 gene encoding putative uncharacterized protein DDB_G0294196 codes for MFPTTAYNPPEDSLSQDVIATVEKSMKKYADNLMRFLEGISSRLSHLELYCYNLDKSIGEIRSDLNRDHGEQDLKLKALEKHLQEVHRSVQILRDKQELADTQKELAKLQLAQKESSSSSHSEERSSPSTTDPKKIDSASNAHNQQLALALPHQIPPQQQQPQSAAPHAQAPVANASQATQQPTYYMQQPPTPLPNPPAAPQLSQNQYLPLTNQQYQTPQLQQDMSRVTPQPTPSQVTPSPVVQQFPQYQQPQQQQQQPQPPQ; via the exons ATGTTTCCTACTACAGCCTACAATCCGCCTGAAGATTCTCTAAGCCAAGATGTGATTGCAACTGTGGAGAAGAGCATGAAAAAATATGCTGACAACCTCATGCGATTTCTTGAGGGAATTAGTTCAAGGTTATCCCACTTGGAATTATATTGCTACAATCTTGACAAATCTATTGGAGAAATAAGATCTGATTTAAATCGTGACCATGGGGAGCAAGATTTAAAGCTCAAGGCCCTTGAAAAACATCTTCAAGAG GTTCATAGATCTGTACAAATTTTAAGAGACAAGCAAGAGCTAGCTGACACTCAGAAAGAATTAGCCAAGCTTCAACTTGCTcagaaggaatcatcttcctcAAGCCACTCAGAGGAGAGATCATCGCCTTCTACAACAGATCCTAAAAAGATTGATAGTGCATCTAATGCACACAACCAGCAGTTAGCTCTTGCACTTCCTCATCAAATTCCCCCACAGCAGCAGCAGCCGCAATCGGCTGCACCCCATGCTCAAGCTCCAGTAGCAAATGCGTCCCAAGCCACCCAACAACCTACTTATTACATGCAGCAACCCCCCACTCCATTGCCAAACCCTCCAGCTGCTCCCCAGCTCTCTCAGAATCAGTATTTACCATTGACAAATCAACAATACCAAACACCCCAACTTCAACAAGACATGTCGCGGGTGACTCCACAACCAACACCATCTCAGGTAACCCCATCCCCAGTTGTGCAACAGTTCCCTCAGTATCAGCAGCCACAGCAACAACAGCAGCAGCCGCAGCCACCCCAGTAG
- the LOC107633971 gene encoding uncharacterized protein LOC107633971, producing MSSSPHRSRGGNGNGDGGDNRPRFFDAKTKIKCWNNAEIVPGRHPERWRKDAAGNIVCKRFKDCLGCLCYEYDHIVPFSKGGESTEENCQILQSRVNRFKSNKYQVDADQLKGYSCDVIFTDKELDIIEMAVYGDVIRPGNQCRCRTVAEMLGKYKSKDETTACKLP from the exons ATGAGCTCCTCGCCCCATCGTTCTCGCGGCGGCAACGGGAACGGAGACGGTGGAGATAATAGGCCGAGATTCTTCGACGCAAAAACGAAGATCAAGTGCTGGAACAACGCCGAAATCGTTCCCGGCCGCCACCCTGAGAGGTGGCGCAAAGACGCCGCTGGCAACATTGTTTGCAAGCGCTTCAAAGACTGCCTCGGCTGCCTCTGCTACGAGTACGATCACATCGTCCCCTTCTCCAAAG GGGGTGAATCCACTGAAGAAAATTGTCAGATACTTCAGTCAAGAGTGAACAGattcaaatcaaataaatatCAGGTTGATGCTGATCAACTCAAAGGATACTCTTGTGATGTTATCTTTACTG ACAAGGAGCTCGACATAATCGAGATGGCTGTTTATGGCGATGTTATCCGGCCAGGAAACCAGTGCCGTTGCAGAACTGTTGCCGAGATGCTTGGCAAATACAAGTCTAAAGATGAGACAACTGCATGCAAGTTGCCATAG